The proteins below come from a single Desulfovibrio sp. genomic window:
- a CDS encoding 2,3-butanediol dehydrogenase → MAETMQAAVWHGKKDIRVETVPVPPAPAPGWVQIKVDWCGICGSDLHEYLAGPIFIPTEAPHPLTGKQGSVILGHEFSGKVVAVGSGVTNVKVGDMVAPDACQHCGECQPCREGRYNVCEKLAFTGLHNDGAFAPYVNVPAELCFIMPEGVSPEAGAVMEPLATGFKAVRMAGSILGLNVVVLGAGTIGLGTIMAAKAAGAGKIIVLEMSRARIAKAMECGADIVVNPKECDPVAKVKELTGGSGADVSFECIGNKHTGPLAIDVLRNTGTAIIVGIFEEPSSFNFFSLSGTDKKVMGTLAYTIEDFKGLAALMAKGVIKAENLITGKIELKDIMEKGFLELINNKDENIKILVRP, encoded by the coding sequence ATGGCGGAAACCATGCAGGCGGCAGTTTGGCACGGCAAAAAAGACATCCGCGTTGAAACTGTACCCGTTCCCCCCGCTCCGGCTCCCGGTTGGGTTCAGATCAAGGTTGATTGGTGCGGCATCTGCGGCTCGGATCTGCACGAATACCTGGCTGGCCCCATATTCATTCCCACCGAGGCCCCGCATCCGCTTACGGGCAAGCAGGGGAGCGTCATTCTCGGGCACGAGTTCAGCGGCAAGGTTGTGGCGGTGGGCAGCGGCGTTACCAATGTCAAGGTTGGCGACATGGTTGCGCCAGATGCCTGCCAGCACTGCGGCGAGTGTCAGCCTTGCCGCGAAGGGCGCTACAATGTTTGCGAAAAGCTTGCCTTTACGGGCCTGCACAATGACGGCGCATTCGCCCCCTATGTGAATGTGCCTGCGGAATTGTGCTTTATCATGCCCGAGGGTGTTTCGCCCGAGGCCGGAGCAGTCATGGAACCCCTGGCCACGGGCTTTAAGGCCGTGCGTATGGCGGGCAGCATTTTGGGGCTCAATGTTGTGGTGCTTGGGGCGGGAACCATCGGCCTTGGCACCATTATGGCAGCCAAAGCCGCTGGCGCCGGCAAGATTATTGTGCTTGAGATGTCCCGTGCGCGCATTGCCAAAGCAATGGAGTGCGGGGCGGACATTGTGGTGAACCCCAAGGAATGCGACCCTGTTGCAAAAGTGAAAGAACTGACCGGCGGCTCCGGGGCTGATGTTTCCTTTGAATGTATCGGCAACAAGCACACAGGGCCGCTGGCCATAGATGTGCTGCGCAACACCGGAACGGCCATCATCGTGGGTATTTTTGAAGAGCCCAGTTCTTTCAACTTTTTCAGCCTCAGCGGCACGGACAAAAAAGTCATGGGCACGCTGGCCTACACCATTGAGGATTTCAAGGGCCTTGCCGCGCTCATGGCCAAGGGCGTCATCAAGGCGGAAAATCTCATCACCGGCAAGATTGAGCTGAAAGACATCATGGAAAAGGGCTTTCTTGAGCTGATCAACAACAAGGACGAAAATATCAAGATACTTGTGCGTCCCTGA
- a CDS encoding OsmC family protein: MSNISATYLGNLQMELVHNLSGTKIYTTPTPEHGGSGKAFSPTDLCAAALCSCAMSMLATYAENHGLDVTGTTLEVFKAMTTEAPSRIGRIEIVFNMPNRGFSSKDKMVMERAANTCGVHHSLHPDVEQVFTFRWND; this comes from the coding sequence ATGTCTAATATCAGCGCGACATATCTTGGTAATCTTCAGATGGAACTTGTTCATAATCTTAGCGGCACCAAGATTTATACCACGCCAACCCCTGAGCATGGAGGGTCAGGCAAGGCATTTTCTCCCACTGATCTCTGCGCAGCCGCATTGTGTTCATGCGCCATGAGCATGCTGGCAACATATGCGGAAAATCATGGGTTAGATGTGACCGGAACAACACTGGAAGTTTTTAAAGCCATGACAACCGAGGCGCCCAGTCGCATAGGCAGAATCGAAATAGTTTTCAACATGCCCAACCGGGGATTTAGCAGCAAGGACAAGATGGTAATGGAACGGGCAGCAAATACCTGCGGCGTTCATCACAGCCTGCATCCAGATGTTGAGCAGGTATTTACCTTCCGATGGAACGATTAG
- a CDS encoding alpha/beta fold hydrolase, with protein MKIADITFGMPRNKAAQNPAGAAAAGQPAMLPSSLSAAGNAMPCSSSLLGLSDRWASVEALFCSVAEENPDSPALSGGGISLSFKELKNFSARIAAFVQAQNYGPEVAVGVLCERGAMYLAAAIGIMRAGAVYVPVERELPRPRQEALLRLVRLLVTDRASLAEAEYHRYRNPNIAHVLCLDAPNFADALESGGLSSTEYWEHLAEQGSDHGWLDDVDARSLDLPQLERMANSVLQKTGLPPYRGPGSTQGSAQPSGKSVLDIGSGSGVVAQALASASSRYAAVEIARNELDRVQALPCDASVSIHRMEAIDICFLDERFDLVVLNGVVDCFPGYNYLRRVLDHAVERLTEGGSIFVGAVRDMDRKDDLRAAIRERALATGDQSALLRFEGSAELFVPRRFFSAWAAECPYPVEVKFSPAAASAPTANDQADAFRYDVQICRSAHDARPHGTRAMRESFGLRDLETCPVAPLAAVRPDAAAYIVYTSGSTGQPKGVVVEHRHLLHIIHALREFSEGCSAVGLVAPLSFDASIQQLAVSLFCGKPLYVMADDERKNPAAFCACARKRGIDLCDMTPAFFNVLVDYLQERHQPLPLRRVLLAGEVLRPDVIQKFYAIPGNEEVVLFNVYGPTECTVDSSSFRIDRANHADFTAFPIGRPLEGVSIFVMDKHQRPVPDSVTGELWIAGAGVSRGYLNGVSADAFTEYAGRRCYRTGDNGFIQNGLVYYRGREDQQVKIRGNRVEIGEVEKALGSFPGVRQVAVVADFYQAGNDKSLAAYVVGAVNPVDLRSYLEQQLPPFCVPDYIVPMLELPLSPNRKVDKRALPSPLGRAEAIAGRCPQGPVEQTLAAIWKRLLGMDVGDAEASFFSMGGHSIMAVRLVAMIEKELRVHIAVNELMAHSSIARLAELVEGKAGGRTSPIIKLCHGEGGKTLFLFHPVGGSVFCYSDLARLLDGRFTLYAVEPAGFQAEKTALNTELYGVQDLAAIYLDEILKVATENIVFGGWSFGGLLAYEAACLFATRGGDPGPVLILDTVLDNTRAKLLAAKDDVELLKNQLHEALAFDAGKLRGMNRSERMTYLVECGEKAGLLPPNFSPAQMENLLQTYRLNAIAAARYDNPTPSDLRILYIRALDFASNPYIDFTDQYQGWSRFLPEKNITLRWTAGTHQSMLSPGLADGVAKHICDLFGQQGEGVPTEEDECGMSMG; from the coding sequence ATGAAAATTGCCGATATCACCTTTGGGATGCCCAGGAACAAGGCGGCTCAGAATCCGGCGGGAGCTGCTGCCGCAGGCCAGCCAGCCATGTTGCCTTCGAGCCTCTCCGCTGCTGGCAATGCCATGCCGTGTTCATCCAGTTTGCTCGGCTTGTCTGACAGATGGGCCAGCGTTGAAGCCCTGTTCTGTTCCGTTGCGGAAGAAAATCCGGATAGCCCCGCCCTTTCTGGTGGCGGAATAAGCCTGAGCTTCAAGGAACTGAAGAATTTTTCCGCGCGTATAGCGGCCTTTGTGCAGGCGCAAAACTACGGGCCGGAAGTGGCAGTGGGGGTGCTGTGCGAGCGCGGCGCCATGTATCTTGCCGCCGCCATTGGCATCATGCGGGCCGGTGCGGTGTATGTTCCAGTGGAGCGTGAACTGCCGCGCCCCAGGCAGGAAGCCCTGCTCAGACTCGTGCGGTTGCTGGTGACGGACAGGGCTTCACTGGCCGAAGCGGAATACCATCGCTACCGCAACCCCAATATTGCCCACGTGCTTTGCCTGGACGCGCCAAATTTTGCGGATGCTCTGGAAAGTGGCGGTCTGAGCAGCACGGAATACTGGGAGCACCTTGCAGAGCAGGGCAGCGATCACGGTTGGCTGGACGATGTGGATGCTCGTTCTCTTGATCTGCCGCAGCTTGAGCGCATGGCGAACAGCGTGCTGCAAAAAACAGGTCTGCCCCCCTACCGTGGCCCCGGCAGCACACAAGGAAGTGCACAACCAAGCGGCAAGAGCGTGCTTGATATCGGCAGCGGCTCCGGCGTGGTGGCGCAGGCTCTGGCCTCTGCCTCCAGCCGATATGCGGCGGTCGAAATTGCCAGAAATGAACTGGACAGGGTGCAGGCCTTGCCTTGTGACGCTTCTGTAAGCATCCATCGCATGGAAGCCATAGATATCTGCTTTTTAGATGAGCGTTTTGATCTTGTGGTGCTCAACGGCGTTGTGGATTGCTTTCCCGGTTACAATTATCTGCGCAGGGTGCTTGACCACGCTGTAGAGCGCCTCACGGAAGGCGGCAGCATTTTTGTTGGTGCCGTGCGCGATATGGACCGCAAGGACGACCTGAGGGCAGCCATCAGGGAGCGTGCCCTTGCCACGGGCGATCAGTCGGCCTTGCTGCGTTTTGAGGGCTCGGCAGAGTTGTTTGTACCACGGCGTTTCTTCAGTGCCTGGGCGGCAGAATGCCCATATCCAGTTGAGGTGAAATTTTCACCCGCTGCGGCCTCTGCGCCCACCGCCAATGATCAGGCGGATGCCTTTCGTTACGACGTGCAGATTTGCAGAAGCGCTCATGATGCCAGACCCCACGGAACCAGAGCCATGCGAGAAAGCTTTGGCCTGAGGGATCTGGAGACCTGCCCAGTTGCCCCGCTTGCGGCAGTCAGGCCGGACGCAGCCGCCTATATTGTCTACACCAGCGGCTCCACAGGGCAGCCCAAGGGCGTTGTGGTGGAACACCGCCACCTCCTGCACATAATCCATGCCCTGCGGGAATTCTCAGAAGGGTGCAGCGCTGTGGGGCTGGTTGCGCCGCTCTCGTTTGATGCGTCCATCCAGCAACTGGCGGTTTCGCTGTTTTGCGGCAAGCCCTTGTATGTCATGGCGGACGATGAGCGCAAAAATCCTGCGGCATTCTGTGCCTGCGCCCGCAAAAGAGGCATTGACCTTTGCGACATGACTCCGGCCTTTTTTAATGTGCTGGTGGATTATTTACAGGAGCGCCACCAGCCCCTGCCGCTCAGGCGTGTGCTGCTGGCTGGCGAGGTGCTGCGGCCAGATGTCATTCAGAAATTTTATGCCATACCCGGCAACGAAGAGGTGGTGCTGTTCAATGTGTACGGCCCCACAGAATGCACGGTAGACAGCAGTTCCTTTCGCATTGACCGCGCCAATCATGCGGATTTCACGGCCTTTCCCATTGGCAGGCCGCTTGAAGGCGTGAGTATTTTTGTGATGGATAAACATCAGCGCCCGGTGCCGGACTCTGTAACCGGAGAACTGTGGATCGCGGGCGCGGGCGTTTCGCGCGGCTATCTGAATGGCGTGAGCGCCGATGCTTTTACCGAATATGCCGGTCGGCGCTGCTATCGCACTGGCGACAATGGCTTTATTCAAAACGGCCTAGTATACTATCGGGGGCGGGAGGATCAGCAGGTCAAGATCAGGGGCAACCGGGTAGAGATCGGCGAGGTGGAAAAGGCCTTGGGGAGCTTTCCTGGTGTGCGGCAGGTGGCCGTGGTCGCGGATTTCTATCAGGCTGGCAACGACAAAAGTCTTGCCGCCTATGTAGTAGGAGCCGTGAATCCGGTGGATTTGCGCAGCTATCTTGAGCAGCAGTTGCCACCCTTTTGTGTGCCGGACTATATTGTGCCAATGCTGGAGCTGCCCCTCTCGCCCAACCGTAAGGTGGATAAAAGGGCACTGCCGTCCCCGCTGGGCAGGGCAGAGGCCATTGCAGGGCGCTGCCCGCAAGGGCCAGTGGAGCAGACGCTTGCCGCCATCTGGAAGCGGCTGCTAGGTATGGATGTAGGCGATGCGGAGGCCAGTTTTTTCAGCATGGGCGGGCACAGCATCATGGCTGTGCGCCTTGTTGCCATGATTGAAAAAGAATTGCGCGTCCATATTGCAGTCAATGAACTGATGGCACATTCCAGCATTGCACGGTTGGCCGAACTTGTAGAGGGCAAGGCTGGGGGGCGCACTAGCCCCATTATCAAGCTTTGCCATGGTGAAGGCGGCAAAACCCTCTTTCTGTTTCATCCAGTGGGCGGCAGCGTGTTTTGCTACAGCGATCTGGCCCGGCTGCTGGATGGGCGATTCACCCTCTATGCTGTGGAGCCTGCGGGCTTTCAGGCTGAAAAAACTGCTCTGAATACGGAGCTGTACGGTGTTCAGGATTTGGCCGCGATTTATCTGGATGAAATCCTTAAGGTAGCCACAGAGAACATCGTTTTTGGCGGCTGGAGTTTCGGAGGCCTCCTTGCCTATGAGGCGGCCTGCCTGTTCGCCACGCGCGGGGGCGATCCTGGCCCGGTCTTGATTCTGGACACGGTGCTGGACAACACCAGGGCCAAACTGCTTGCAGCCAAGGATGATGTGGAACTGTTGAAAAATCAGCTCCATGAAGCTCTGGCCTTTGATGCGGGCAAACTGCGTGGCATGAACAGGTCTGAGAGAATGACGTATCTGGTGGAATGCGGCGAAAAAGCCGGACTGCTGCCGCCTAATTTCAGCCCTGCGCAGATGGAAAACCTGTTGCAAACGTACAGGCTCAACGCCATTGCCGCAGCGCGTTATGACAACCCAACGCCGTCTGATCTGCGCATTCTGTATATTCGCGCGTTGGATTTTGCCAGTAATCCCTACATTGACTTTACTGACCAGTATCAGGGCTGGAGCCGCTTTTTGCCTGAAAAAAACATCACCCTCCGCTGGACGGCGGGCACGCATCAAAGCATGCTTTCACCCGGCCTTGCTGATGGCGTGGCAAAGCATATCTGCGACCTTTTTGGGCAGCAGGGTGAAGGTGTGCCGACAGAGGAAGATGAGTGCGGAATGTCGATGGGGTGA
- a CDS encoding HNH endonuclease signature motif containing protein — protein sequence MAFWWVNQNKSSEYEIAGGYLWSPKRKKNGAKNYFYDTMAAVEVGDIIFSFYKTKIQHLGVATHAALSTHKPVEFGEAGKDWDNDGWLVKVAWHKIPTPFRPADMMETIAPLLPHKYAPLQTNGRGLQGVYLTGISDVLATALLAPMRNFAEDIISLAATQPQDPTIADQIRAEMEDRMTEVINSSTELKPTEKQALIMSRRGQGKFRERLEGIEHCCRFTGITNAHLLRASHIKPWRDSSNAERLDGNNGLLLTPDFDHLFDKGLISFEDNGTVLISTKVSHRDLEALCGYSLVGKNVGPFSARQAVFMLYHRESVFQR from the coding sequence ATGGCTTTTTGGTGGGTGAATCAGAATAAAAGCTCGGAATATGAAATAGCAGGCGGCTACCTCTGGTCGCCTAAACGCAAAAAGAACGGCGCCAAGAACTACTTCTATGACACCATGGCGGCCGTTGAGGTCGGAGATATCATTTTTTCCTTCTACAAGACAAAGATTCAACACCTTGGCGTTGCCACACACGCAGCCCTATCGACACACAAGCCAGTAGAGTTCGGCGAGGCAGGGAAAGATTGGGATAACGATGGGTGGCTGGTAAAAGTAGCATGGCACAAAATTCCTACGCCATTCCGCCCGGCTGATATGATGGAAACGATAGCTCCTTTGCTACCCCACAAATATGCTCCCCTTCAAACGAATGGCCGTGGTCTGCAAGGAGTGTATCTCACAGGCATTTCTGATGTACTGGCAACGGCATTGTTGGCCCCAATGCGGAATTTTGCCGAAGACATCATAAGCCTCGCCGCTACACAGCCACAAGACCCTACAATAGCCGACCAGATCCGTGCCGAGATGGAAGACAGAATGACTGAGGTTATTAACTCTAGCACCGAACTTAAACCGACTGAGAAGCAAGCCCTGATCATGTCGCGCCGCGGGCAAGGCAAATTTCGTGAGAGACTAGAGGGCATAGAACACTGCTGCCGCTTCACCGGCATCACAAATGCTCACCTGCTGCGGGCTAGCCATATCAAGCCTTGGCGTGACAGCAGCAATGCAGAGCGCCTTGATGGCAACAATGGATTGCTTCTTACGCCTGACTTTGATCATCTCTTTGATAAGGGGCTAATTTCGTTTGAGGATAATGGGACAGTTCTTATTTCAACCAAGGTATCACATAGAGACTTAGAAGCCCTCTGTGGCTATTCGCTGGTTGGAAAGAACGTCGGACCATTCTCAGCGAGGCAAGCAGTCTTTATGCTATACCATCGGGAGAGTGTATTTCAAAGGTAG
- a CDS encoding endonuclease: MRKLLLSVLLAALLLPALAFAAGNTTNDSFAHSKKMLSQVYADHRITFYCGATYDAQGNITLPEGFTTPKHEKRADRIEWEHALPAENFGQAFPEWREGSPECVDNKGKEFKGRKCAEKVNPEYRLMQADMYNLFPAIGAVNAMRSNFNYQMLAGEPATFGTCEMKIADRKAEPPARARGQIARTYFYMADSYGPRYHMSRQQEQLMQAWDKQYPVDKWECTRAKRIEALQGNENKFVKEPCVTAGMW; the protein is encoded by the coding sequence ATGCGCAAACTTCTGCTCTCTGTCCTTCTTGCCGCTCTGCTACTCCCAGCTCTGGCCTTTGCCGCAGGCAACACGACCAACGACAGTTTTGCCCACTCAAAGAAGATGTTGTCGCAGGTCTACGCAGACCACCGCATAACATTTTACTGCGGCGCGACCTACGATGCCCAGGGCAACATTACCTTGCCCGAGGGCTTCACCACGCCGAAGCACGAGAAACGCGCTGACCGCATTGAATGGGAACATGCCTTACCCGCTGAAAACTTCGGCCAGGCCTTCCCCGAATGGCGCGAGGGTTCCCCTGAATGCGTGGACAACAAGGGCAAAGAGTTCAAAGGCCGCAAGTGCGCCGAGAAGGTCAACCCAGAATACCGCTTGATGCAGGCCGATATGTACAACTTGTTCCCGGCAATCGGCGCAGTTAACGCGATGCGGTCAAATTTCAACTACCAGATGCTTGCCGGTGAACCTGCGACCTTCGGCACGTGTGAGATGAAAATCGCAGACCGCAAGGCCGAGCCTCCGGCGCGCGCCCGTGGCCAGATCGCCCGAACATATTTCTACATGGCAGACTCCTACGGCCCCCGCTACCACATGAGCAGGCAGCAGGAACAACTCATGCAGGCCTGGGACAAGCAGTATCCAGTGGATAAATGGGAATGCACTAGGGCCAAGCGCATTGAAGCCCTACAGGGCAACGAGAACAAGTTCGTCAAAGAGCCGTGCGTTACCGCCGGCATGTGGTGA
- a CDS encoding HNH endonuclease, whose product MNKLEKNIRKFVADFFDYLIEKKQCEKFTSDTYHDCIKSVDFGDNFYLRFLLEWGGKNFYLTIFNRNKYLLELFLCRILFNDDGTITWYLDTPSRKENLKTYKSKNIPLLEIPSEKVKAIKCQQEELHSGKRFNKVNKGYLIAQDTPRIEVFERLEAIIYSVIGNEAIISNVDDFVLEGIAKEITTNKKSRTRRFIEPVKARDGYACRSCGLSITVNGNHILQVHHLKPLIKKVKTTMDDLISLCPTCHFIAHKRTPPYTLDELSEIINNHK is encoded by the coding sequence ATGAATAAATTAGAAAAAAATATCAGGAAATTTGTAGCTGATTTTTTTGATTATCTGATTGAGAAAAAACAGTGTGAAAAATTCACATCAGACACTTACCACGACTGTATCAAATCTGTTGACTTCGGAGATAATTTTTATTTGCGTTTTCTATTAGAGTGGGGCGGGAAAAATTTTTATCTCACTATCTTTAATAGGAATAAATATTTACTTGAGCTTTTTTTATGCAGAATTTTATTCAACGATGATGGAACAATTACTTGGTATCTTGATACTCCTTCAAGAAAGGAAAATTTGAAGACTTACAAAAGTAAAAATATCCCTTTGCTTGAAATACCGAGTGAAAAAGTTAAAGCCATAAAATGTCAGCAAGAAGAGCTACACTCTGGCAAAAGATTTAACAAGGTCAATAAGGGATACTTGATTGCACAAGATACTCCAAGGATAGAGGTATTTGAGCGATTAGAAGCTATTATTTATTCTGTAATTGGCAATGAGGCTATAATTTCAAACGTTGATGATTTTGTACTTGAGGGTATTGCAAAAGAAATTACTACAAATAAGAAGAGCCGCACTAGAAGATTCATTGAACCTGTCAAAGCAAGGGACGGCTATGCATGTCGATCTTGTGGTTTAAGTATTACAGTAAATGGTAACCATATTTTGCAAGTACATCATTTAAAGCCACTGATTAAAAAAGTAAAAACAACAATGGATGACCTTATAAGCTTATGTCCAACGTGTCATTTTATTGCTCATAAAAGGACACCTCCGTATACACTCGACGAACTATCTGAAATAATAAATAATCATAAATAA